CGTATTGCTCGTAATACGCAGGGAACTCGTGCGCAGCAGGTCGCATTGTACACTCCTCTACCGTGACTCCACCCCGAGGTCAATATACAGTTAGTCAGTTACAGAGTTACGCAGTTACTCAGTTACGGGGTTACTGGGTTACGGGGTTACTGGGTTACGGGGTTACAGGGTTACGGGGTTACTGGGTTACGGGGTTGCGGGGTTACGGGGTTTGTGATGGTGGGATTCCGTAATCTTGTAACCGAGTAACCGAGTAACCGAGTAACCGAGTAACCGAGTAACTGAGACTCCAATGTTTACACACCCAGACTATTACAACATCGACGAGCTCCTCACTGAGGAGGAGAAACTTGTACGTCAGACCGTTCGGGACTTCGTTGACAACGAGATCCTGCCGATCATTGAGCACAGCGCTCGGGAGGGTGTGTTTCCGCTCCATTTGGTCAAGAAGATGGCGGAGATCGGCCTGTTTGGGATCACCCTGCCCCCTGAATATGGCGGAGCGGGGATGAACTACATGTGTTATGGGTTGGCCATGCAGGAGCTTGAGCGCGGCGATTCCGGGATCCGGTCTTTTGCCTCGGTCCAAAGCTCCCTGGTGATGTACCCCATTTACACGTACGGTTCCGAAGAGCAGAAGCAGAAGTGGCTCCCTCGCCTTGCAGCGGGTGATGCGATCGGGTGTTTCGGACTCACAGAGCCGGATGCCGGATCCAACCCTTCGGCCATGGTCACGAACGCCAAGAAGGTAGATGGCGGATTCATCCTCAACGGCGCCAAAATGTGGATCACCAACGGCACCCTGGCCGATGTGGCCGTTGTCTGGGCAAAGCTGGATGGGGTGGTAAGGGGCTTCTTGGTCGAAAAAGGCATGAAGGGCTTTACGGCGCCGGAAATGAAGGGTAAGCACTCGCTACGGGCTTCGGTAACGTCGGAATTGGTCTTCCAGGACGTTTTTCTACCAGAAGAGAACATTCTACCGGGCGTGGAAGGTCTCCGCGGACCGTTGTCGTGCCTGACCCAGGCGCGGTACGGCATCTCCTGGGGCGTGGTTGGTGCAGCTATGTCGTGTTATGACTCTTCCCTGAACTACGCCAAGAGCCGTATCGCCTTTGACAGGCCGATCGCCGGATTCCAGCTTATCCAGGACAAACTCGTTTGGATGCTCAATGAGATCACGAAGGCCCAGCTGCTGTGCTGGCGTCTCGCTAAGATCAAAGAAAACAACACCTTACGACCACAACACGTATCCCTGGCCAAGCGCAATAACTGCGAAATGGCCCTCACCATCGCCCGTATGAGTCGCGAGATCCACGGTGCCAACGGCATTCTGGATGAATATCCTGTGATGCGTCACGCTGCCAACCTAGAGTCTGTAAAGACCTATGAAGGCACCCATGAAATGCACACCCTGATCATTGGTCAGGACATTACGGGGATTTCAGCCTTCAGTTGAACAGCGAACAGTGAACAGCGAACAGCGAATAGCGACGGTAAAGGCACGGCATGCCGTGCCCCAATGACCACCAACAGCGAATGGGTGGATGTGGATAAATCTTTGGGGGCAGGTCGCTGTTCGCTGATCGCTCCTTATATTTGTGACTGCGATGAAGGGTGGGCTTTTTCAGAGCCCACTTTTTGTTTTTGGCAACGACTCACTAATGACGGAGATCTGTGAAGGAGAACCTGCCGGAATCGATCCGGACCGCGATCAACGATGCCTGCATCGAAGCGGGGGTTATTCTCATAGACGTAGTGGTTCGAGGTCAAGCGGCGCAATTGGTAGTGGACATCTTCATTGATACCCCCGAGGGCATCACCCACGATCATTGCCGGGCCGTTAGCCGCGGCTTGGACGAACGGCTGGAGAACGACGAATTCGCCGGCCGCCTTCGGGCGGTCGATGTGTCTTCGCCCGGAGCTGACGCTCCGGTGAAGCATCTATGGCAATTGACAAAAAGTGTCGGCAGAACGGTGCGCGTGGTTCATAGCACCGACGGCTCGATCATCGAGGGCACGCTTATGCGGGTTGATGATGAGGGTCTGGACGTTCAGCCGGTGCAATCAAAGAAGGATCCCAAGCCCCTTGTTACGCTTCACGCAGCGGACATCAAAGAGGCAAGGGTGGTGATTAAGATCTAGGACGAAATCATGGCACGCCGTAAGGTCAAACAACAGGTCGATAACAAGAAGCTCATCATCGAAGCCTTCAATGAGATGGCGCGTGAAAAGAGTATTGATCGCGACCTCTTGCAAGGCATCGTTGAAGAGACGTTGTCTGCGATGGTGCGTAAGAAGTATGGTTTGGAATCAAACTTCGACATCATCGTGAACATGGAGAAGGGTGACATCGAGATCTACCTCATGCGAGAGATCGTTGAGGAAGTAGAGAACGCCGAACTCCAGATCTCAGCAGAAGAGTACACCGAGAAGACGGGCGAAGCTCCGGTGATCGGCGATGAATACATCGAAGAGATCACGCTCGAGAACATCGCGGACTCCTTTGGTCGGCGCCTTATCGCACAGGCTATTCAGAATCTCAACCAGCGTATTCGCGACGTTGAGAAGGATAACATCTACGAAGAGTATGCCAAGCGTGTTGGTGAGATCATCATCGGCGAGATCTATCAAGTACGCCCGAACAATGTACTTGTGATGCACAACAAGGTTGAGATGCGCCTTCCTCGCGAAGAGCAGATCCCTACGGAGCGTCTCAAGAAGAATCAGCAAGTAAAGGCCATTCTCAAGGAAGTTCGTCGCTCCGGCGGCGCAACGGGTCTTCCGGACCTCATCCTTTCGCGTGCAGACGATTCCTACATGGCGCGTCTGTTCGAGCAAGAGATCCCCGAGATCTATGACGGCATCATTGAGATCCGTGCAATTGCACGTGAACCAGGTGAGCGCGCAAAGGTGGCGGTAACGTCATTCGATGAGCGTGTGGATCCGGTTGGCGCTTGCGTCGGTATGAAGGGTATTCGTATCCATTCTATCGTGCGTGAACTTGGAAACGAGAACATCGACATCATCGAATACACGGAAGATCCGCGTCTGTTCATTGCTCGTGCGCTTTCGCCGGCAAAGGTTCGTGACGTACAGATCTCGCAGGATGGTCACCAAGCAACGGTGATCGTGCCGGACGATCAAGTCTCTCTTGCCATTGGCAAGCAAGGTCAGAACGTCCGCCTCGCATCGAAACTCACAGGCTACTCGCTGTCTCTTGTGAAGGAAGGCGCGGAGGACATCGAACTCATCGAGTTCCGTGATGAGATCGGTCGCGACGTCTTCGATCAACTCATTCAGGCTGGCGTCGATACCGCCCGTGAGTTCCTTGAGGCAGAGCCGGCGATGCTGCTGGCCATCGCACCGAAGGAGAAGATCGTGCGCATCCGCACGGTGATGCTCGAAGAATTTGAAGAACGTGAGAACCAAGACTACCTCGTTGCCCTGGATGAAGCTGCAACAGCAGCTGAGCTGGGAGAAGAGGCGGTTGAGGTAGCAGAAGACATCGCCGAATCGTATGCCGAGGACACACCGGAAGTGTACGAGCCGAGCGAAGAAGAAGCCCCGTCTGATACTGAAGTGGTATCTGAAGACGGAGACGAACAGGCAGCGGAATAACAGAAGGGTGTATGGCTGGGTCCACTGGAAATAAGCTATTTAAGATCGCAAGTCAGATCAACATCGGTCGCGACGCGATCGTGGAATATCTTGCCTCGAAGGGTCATAAGATCGAGAACAAGGCTACCACGGTTCTGTCCGATGAGCAGTCTGATCTCGTCATCGAAAAGTTTGCGAAAGAACTCAAGACCGCGCAGAAACAGCGCGAGAAGGTTCAACGCCAACAACAGGTGCGCAAGACTCAACTTGAGCAGGGCAGCGCCGTTTCGATCGACACCATCGCGGAAGCACACGAGCGTGAGCGTGAGATCGAAGAGCGCCTTGAGCGCCCTGCCGATTCCCACACGGAAGAGACGCCACAGGTAGAAGCAGCCGCACCGGTCGCTCCGCCTCCTGCAGCTCCGGTCGTAGTTGCAGAAGCACCGGCAGCACCCGTTGTTGCAGAAGTGCCCGAACCACCAACAGCTCCAGAAGCTGCTCCCGTTGTTGCTGAAACACCGGCACCGGCAGCAGTTCCTGAACCTGTTCCTACCCCAGCGCCAGAACCGGAATCAACCGGTCCTGCAGTTGGAGCGGTGATCGACCTGAGCGCCATCGGCAAGCCGAAGGAAGAGCCAAAGCCAACACCGCCACCACTGCCGAAACAGACTGCGAAGTCCACCCCTCCGTCAAAGGCAGTTCCTGCACCGGCAGCCCCAGTGGCTCCTCCGGTCGCAGAAGAAGCCGCTCCCGCAGAGGCCGCTGCACCTGTTGAAGGTGAAGCGCCAGCAGCTGCCGGAGAAGAAGGTGACGGAACAAAGGCAAAACGCAAGCGCAAGGGCGTGATCGAAGTCGAATACAAGCCGGGCGGAAACGCTCAGCTTCGCGGACTTACCGTACTTGGGAAGATCGATCTTACGCCGAAGGCGCCACCGCGTCCGAAGCGTAATGAGCGAGGACCTGCCGGACGCGAAGGCGGACCGCGCGGTGCGATCGGCGATCAATTGGCTGCACGCGGCAAGGGCCCGGGTCAAGGTCAAGGCGGA
This region of Ignavibacteria bacterium genomic DNA includes:
- a CDS encoding acyl-CoA dehydrogenase family protein, with amino-acid sequence MFTHPDYYNIDELLTEEEKLVRQTVRDFVDNEILPIIEHSAREGVFPLHLVKKMAEIGLFGITLPPEYGGAGMNYMCYGLAMQELERGDSGIRSFASVQSSLVMYPIYTYGSEEQKQKWLPRLAAGDAIGCFGLTEPDAGSNPSAMVTNAKKVDGGFILNGAKMWITNGTLADVAVVWAKLDGVVRGFLVEKGMKGFTAPEMKGKHSLRASVTSELVFQDVFLPEENILPGVEGLRGPLSCLTQARYGISWGVVGAAMSCYDSSLNYAKSRIAFDRPIAGFQLIQDKLVWMLNEITKAQLLCWRLAKIKENNTLRPQHVSLAKRNNCEMALTIARMSREIHGANGILDEYPVMRHAANLESVKTYEGTHEMHTLIIGQDITGISAFS
- the nusA gene encoding transcription termination factor NusA, encoding MARRKVKQQVDNKKLIIEAFNEMAREKSIDRDLLQGIVEETLSAMVRKKYGLESNFDIIVNMEKGDIEIYLMREIVEEVENAELQISAEEYTEKTGEAPVIGDEYIEEITLENIADSFGRRLIAQAIQNLNQRIRDVEKDNIYEEYAKRVGEIIIGEIYQVRPNNVLVMHNKVEMRLPREEQIPTERLKKNQQVKAILKEVRRSGGATGLPDLILSRADDSYMARLFEQEIPEIYDGIIEIRAIAREPGERAKVAVTSFDERVDPVGACVGMKGIRIHSIVRELGNENIDIIEYTEDPRLFIARALSPAKVRDVQISQDGHQATVIVPDDQVSLAIGKQGQNVRLASKLTGYSLSLVKEGAEDIELIEFRDEIGRDVFDQLIQAGVDTAREFLEAEPAMLLAIAPKEKIVRIRTVMLEEFEERENQDYLVALDEAATAAELGEEAVEVAEDIAESYAEDTPEVYEPSEEEAPSDTEVVSEDGDEQAAE